In one Bacillus thuringiensis genomic region, the following are encoded:
- a CDS encoding sugar phosphate nucleotidyltransferase: MKGIILAGGTGSRLYPITKVTNKHLLPVGRYPMIYHAVYKLKQCDITDIMIITGKEHMGDVVSFLGSGHEFGVSFTYRVQDKAGGIAQALGLCEDFVGNDRMVVILGDNIFSDDILPYVEEFANQKEGAKVLLQSVEDPERFGVAHIQNRKIVEIEEKPKEPKSSYAVTGIYLYDSKVFSYIKELKPSARGELEITDINNWYLKRGVLTYNEMSGWWTDAGTHASLQKANTLAQDINFGKQFNGE; this comes from the coding sequence ACGAATAAACATTTACTTCCTGTTGGGCGGTATCCGATGATTTATCATGCGGTATATAAACTAAAACAATGCGATATTACAGATATTATGATTATTACAGGTAAAGAGCATATGGGGGATGTTGTTAGCTTTTTAGGAAGTGGTCATGAATTTGGCGTGTCCTTTACGTATCGTGTGCAAGATAAAGCGGGCGGGATCGCACAGGCGTTAGGGCTTTGTGAAGATTTCGTCGGGAATGATCGTATGGTAGTTATATTAGGAGATAATATTTTCTCAGATGATATTCTTCCGTATGTTGAAGAGTTTGCAAATCAAAAAGAAGGTGCGAAAGTACTATTGCAATCTGTAGAAGATCCCGAAAGATTTGGCGTAGCACATATTCAAAACCGAAAAATAGTTGAAATTGAAGAAAAGCCGAAAGAGCCGAAAAGTTCTTATGCTGTTACGGGAATTTATTTGTATGATTCGAAAGTCTTTTCTTATATAAAAGAATTAAAACCTTCTGCACGGGGAGAACTTGAAATTACAGATATAAATAATTGGTATTTAAAACGAGGGGTACTTACTTATAATGAAATGAGCGGTTGGTGGACTGATGCTGGAACTCATGCTTCTCTTCAAAAGGCGAATACGTTAGCACAGGATATTAACTTTGGGAAACAGTTTAACGGAGAATAG